The following are encoded together in the Capsulimonas corticalis genome:
- a CDS encoding putative bifunctional diguanylate cyclase/phosphodiesterase: MNWLRKFGVGYRLPASFIAVIVLGVSGYAYVVVVTRQAAARHASMDVTMEESVDTAHQASHAAQEIALSTVEYVYTGNPRYKAAEDHADAAAETCYQSLRSSLSALPHNQSLLASLDTLIRQDEQVCDPLGSEAIRLAGSGRREEAIALVEGRYAVARAELETENLKLEEQFDRYRGSEVSDMQRRVSLAVTIGWVVQGLALAISLVIAAIICRSIAANLRRLLQAQNELQRSEKRFQSLIRHASDVVAVFSPAGELQYLSPASRRHFGYDAADYDGRTFFDFVHPDDQMRARALFTEAAAQPAGNIASELRLSHQDGEWRPAEIQVQNLIADVSVGGIVIAYRDITERKAFEQELAHQAFHDPLTALPNRALFLNRLENALARALRRKDTVGVMFIDIDNFKLINDSLSRQAGDELLKAVSERLQSCLRTGDTVARIGDDEFSILLENIGSADDASLFAGRITSHLRQPITIHGHDLFVTSSIGVAISTHVEVSAEDLLRDADIAMVHAKNSGKDTHALFEHSMNAQATERLEMEAMLRRAVASDQMRVYYQPIIDLETKQIRKFEALVRWQHPTLGLVPPLKFIPLAEETGVIGPLGDWVMREACRQCRAWQIASPEQEELSIAVNLSARQLQLPGLAHQVAQILSETGLSANHLELEITESVMMGDPDAAIRTLQELKSLGVHIAVDDFGTGYSSMQYLSRFPIDTLKIDRYFIQKMVEPEGFAIVHAIVDLSKSLHLRVVSEGIETEEQLSMLQLLDCNFGQGYLISAPVPAANAESLLAFPSSGAVAA; this comes from the coding sequence ATGAATTGGCTGCGTAAATTTGGCGTCGGATATCGGCTGCCCGCGAGTTTTATTGCGGTCATTGTGCTGGGCGTGTCTGGATACGCCTACGTCGTCGTCGTCACCCGCCAGGCCGCCGCCCGCCACGCCTCCATGGACGTCACCATGGAGGAAAGCGTCGACACCGCGCACCAAGCTTCGCACGCCGCTCAAGAGATCGCGCTCAGCACCGTCGAATACGTCTACACCGGCAATCCGCGCTACAAGGCGGCGGAAGACCACGCGGACGCCGCGGCGGAGACCTGCTACCAATCTCTGCGCTCATCCCTGAGCGCGCTTCCGCACAATCAATCCCTGCTGGCAAGTTTGGACACGCTGATTCGACAGGACGAACAGGTCTGCGATCCTCTGGGCTCCGAGGCCATACGCCTGGCGGGCAGCGGGCGCCGGGAGGAAGCGATCGCTCTAGTCGAAGGCCGATACGCGGTCGCGCGGGCGGAGCTGGAGACGGAAAACCTCAAACTGGAGGAGCAGTTCGATCGATATCGCGGAAGCGAAGTCTCGGACATGCAGCGGCGGGTGTCGCTGGCGGTGACGATCGGATGGGTCGTCCAGGGGCTGGCGCTCGCCATTTCGCTGGTGATCGCCGCCATTATCTGCCGCTCGATCGCCGCCAATCTGCGGCGACTGCTCCAGGCCCAGAATGAGCTTCAGCGCAGCGAAAAACGGTTCCAGTCGCTGATTCGGCACGCTTCGGATGTCGTGGCGGTCTTTTCGCCCGCCGGCGAGCTCCAATACCTCAGTCCCGCCTCGCGGCGGCATTTCGGCTACGACGCGGCGGATTACGACGGCCGCACATTCTTCGATTTCGTTCACCCGGACGACCAAATGCGCGCCCGAGCGCTCTTCACGGAAGCGGCGGCGCAGCCCGCCGGCAACATCGCGAGCGAGCTCCGCCTGTCTCACCAGGACGGCGAATGGCGGCCCGCCGAAATCCAGGTACAGAATCTTATTGCCGACGTCAGCGTCGGCGGCATCGTCATCGCGTACCGGGACATCACCGAGCGCAAGGCGTTCGAGCAGGAGCTCGCGCATCAGGCGTTCCACGATCCGCTGACCGCGCTGCCTAACCGCGCCCTGTTCCTGAACCGGCTGGAAAACGCGCTCGCGCGCGCCCTGCGCCGCAAGGACACCGTCGGGGTGATGTTTATCGACATCGATAACTTCAAGCTCATCAACGACAGCCTGAGCCGTCAAGCCGGCGATGAGCTGCTGAAGGCGGTTTCCGAGCGGCTGCAAAGCTGTCTGCGCACGGGCGACACCGTGGCGCGGATCGGCGACGATGAGTTCAGCATCCTCCTGGAAAATATCGGCTCCGCCGACGACGCCTCCCTCTTCGCGGGCCGCATCACATCGCATCTCCGCCAGCCGATCACCATCCATGGACACGACCTTTTCGTCACATCCAGCATCGGCGTTGCGATCTCCACGCACGTGGAGGTAAGCGCGGAGGACCTGCTGCGGGACGCCGATATCGCCATGGTCCATGCGAAGAACTCCGGCAAGGACACGCACGCGCTGTTCGAGCACAGCATGAACGCGCAGGCGACCGAGCGCCTGGAGATGGAAGCGATGCTCCGCCGCGCCGTCGCCTCGGACCAGATGCGGGTCTACTACCAGCCGATCATCGATCTGGAGACAAAGCAGATCCGAAAATTCGAAGCTCTCGTCCGCTGGCAGCATCCGACGCTAGGGCTGGTCCCGCCGCTGAAGTTCATTCCGCTGGCGGAGGAGACCGGCGTGATCGGCCCGCTGGGAGACTGGGTGATGCGCGAAGCCTGCCGCCAGTGCCGCGCATGGCAGATCGCCTCCCCCGAACAGGAAGAACTGTCCATCGCCGTCAACCTCTCGGCCCGCCAGCTTCAGCTTCCGGGCCTCGCGCATCAAGTGGCGCAGATCCTCAGCGAAACCGGTCTGAGCGCGAACCATCTGGAGCTTGAGATCACGGAAAGCGTGATGATGGGCGACCCCGACGCCGCCATTCGCACGCTCCAGGAGCTGAAAAGCCTGGGGGTCCATATCGCGGTGGATGACTTCGGCACGGGCTACTCATCCATGCAGTATTTGAGCCGTTTCCCCATCGATACTCTGAAGATCGATCGTTACTTCATTCAAAAGATGGTGGAGCCCGAGGGCTTCGCCATCGTCCACGCGATCGTGGACCTGAGCAAATCGCTGCATCTGCGCGTTGTCAGCGAGGGAATTGAGACGGAAGAACAGCTCTCAATGCTTCAATTGCTGGATTGCAATTTCGGCCAGGGATATCTGATCTCGGCTCCCGTTCCGGCGGCGAACGCCGAATCGCTGCTCGCTTTCCCCTCCAGCGGCGCCGTCGCCGCGTGA
- a CDS encoding DUF1345 domain-containing protein, with protein sequence MTSVKNASQENGKRGDAPEPHWPILVTLLAVGGLYMALPRSLTLGPRGLLLEIVCLLLIPTFIAMWTGHHDAQRRLGFLILGIITVSMTFSLALLVHALPLHTENPKQLLGSAVALWASNVLVFAQWYWRLDAGGPFVRGKTLGHMDGAFLFPQMTMSEEARKLAGEEDWAPTFVDYLFLAFNTSTAFSPTDTLVLTRWAKVLMMVQSLISLAVIVLLAGRVVNIF encoded by the coding sequence ATGACGAGTGTGAAGAACGCTTCTCAGGAGAATGGAAAACGCGGTGACGCCCCGGAGCCGCATTGGCCGATTTTGGTGACGCTGCTGGCGGTTGGCGGCTTGTATATGGCGCTCCCGCGCAGCCTGACGCTTGGACCGCGCGGCTTGCTGCTGGAGATCGTCTGCCTGCTGTTGATCCCGACCTTTATCGCCATGTGGACCGGACATCATGACGCACAGCGCCGGCTTGGTTTTTTGATCCTGGGAATCATCACTGTATCGATGACGTTTTCTCTGGCCCTGCTGGTCCACGCGCTGCCGCTGCATACGGAAAACCCGAAGCAGCTGCTGGGATCAGCGGTCGCGCTATGGGCGAGCAATGTCCTTGTCTTCGCGCAATGGTACTGGCGGCTGGATGCGGGCGGCCCTTTCGTGCGCGGGAAAACACTGGGCCATATGGACGGCGCGTTTCTTTTTCCGCAGATGACGATGAGCGAGGAGGCGAGGAAGCTGGCCGGGGAAGAGGACTGGGCGCCGACATTTGTCGATTACTTATTCCTGGCGTTCAACACCAGCACCGCCTTTTCGCCCACGGACACATTGGTCCTGACGCGCTGGGCGAAGGTGCTGATGATGGTCCAATCGCTCATTTCTCTGGCCGTGATCGTGCTGCTGGCGGGCCGTGTCGTAAATATCTTCTGA
- a CDS encoding glycoside hydrolase family 36 protein, producing the protein MTTTPILSADPHEIRLEGDLGAFRAELSTERLEPGLSTVTVTLTAGRPAAPPNVKLAWRHPNIDIQASWTTASGWNRGITYHLGKGFPSKATTNAPVLCLYSQSGANRLTFAASDALHGLRCAAGVDEETAEFQCSVALFTDPSPPIERYELTLRLDTRETPYYDALYGVSEWWASLPGYEPCAVPDLARRPMYSTWYSFHQTLTPESVLAQCRLAKPLGCDAVIVDDGWQTGDATRGYAYCGDWRSERISDMKGFVRAVHDEGMAFLLWYSVPFIGRHSEAYQTFQGKFLADSDHFGAGILDPRFPEAREYLIGIYERALRDWDLDGFKLDFVDSIGDTAEAAARTGDGRDYDSVSEAADRLLTDVMARLRAIKPDIMIEFRQSYIGPLMRKYGNLFRAGDCPNDAAANRIRTLDIRLLCGDTAAHADMLMWNAGEPVEAAALQFLNVLFSVPQISVLLDRIPSDHREMLRFWMSFWTAHRDALLDGRLEPLHPEQMYPLVLASTDSKLVAAIYGEGALAALGRPGERTIFAVNGTRAARIALEVLEDLGERDLQIFDCRGRLVHAERRALSAGLHAFAVPPSGLLRCGRGSA; encoded by the coding sequence ATGACCACAACACCGATCCTCTCAGCCGATCCGCACGAAATCCGTCTGGAAGGAGATCTTGGCGCATTTCGCGCGGAGCTTTCCACGGAGCGCCTTGAACCCGGGCTCTCGACCGTGACCGTCACGCTGACCGCCGGGCGACCGGCGGCGCCGCCGAATGTGAAGTTGGCGTGGCGCCATCCCAATATCGACATCCAGGCGTCGTGGACGACGGCCTCGGGGTGGAACCGGGGAATTACCTACCACCTGGGGAAGGGGTTTCCTTCGAAGGCGACCACCAATGCGCCCGTCCTGTGTTTGTACAGCCAGTCGGGAGCCAATCGCCTGACATTCGCCGCCTCGGACGCGCTGCATGGACTGCGCTGCGCCGCCGGGGTGGATGAAGAAACGGCGGAGTTTCAATGCTCCGTGGCGCTGTTCACCGACCCCTCGCCGCCGATCGAGCGATATGAACTGACGTTGCGGCTCGATACGCGCGAAACGCCCTACTACGATGCTCTGTACGGCGTGTCGGAGTGGTGGGCGTCGCTGCCCGGATATGAGCCGTGCGCCGTTCCGGATCTGGCGCGCCGGCCGATGTACTCCACCTGGTACAGCTTCCATCAAACCCTCACGCCGGAAAGCGTGCTGGCGCAGTGCCGTCTGGCGAAGCCGCTGGGCTGCGACGCGGTGATTGTCGACGATGGATGGCAGACGGGGGACGCCACCCGGGGGTATGCGTACTGCGGGGATTGGCGCTCCGAGCGCATCTCAGATATGAAGGGCTTTGTGCGGGCGGTCCACGACGAGGGCATGGCGTTCCTGCTCTGGTACTCCGTGCCCTTTATCGGACGCCATAGCGAGGCTTACCAAACGTTTCAGGGCAAGTTCCTCGCCGACAGCGACCATTTTGGCGCCGGCATTCTGGACCCGCGTTTCCCCGAAGCGCGGGAATATCTGATCGGGATCTACGAGCGCGCGCTGCGTGACTGGGACCTGGATGGCTTCAAGCTCGATTTCGTCGATTCCATCGGAGATACGGCGGAGGCGGCCGCGCGGACTGGCGACGGCAGAGATTACGATTCCGTGTCGGAGGCGGCGGACCGGCTGCTGACGGATGTGATGGCGCGGCTGCGCGCGATCAAGCCGGACATCATGATTGAGTTTCGGCAGAGCTATATCGGCCCCTTGATGCGCAAGTACGGCAATCTGTTCCGTGCTGGGGACTGCCCCAATGACGCCGCCGCCAATCGCATCCGGACCCTGGATATCCGGCTGCTTTGCGGCGATACGGCCGCGCACGCCGACATGCTGATGTGGAACGCGGGCGAGCCGGTCGAAGCGGCCGCGCTTCAGTTTTTGAATGTGCTGTTTTCCGTTCCCCAGATCTCGGTGCTGCTGGACCGTATCCCCAGCGACCATCGGGAGATGCTGCGGTTCTGGATGAGCTTCTGGACCGCGCACCGGGACGCGCTTCTCGACGGCCGGCTGGAGCCGCTGCATCCGGAGCAGATGTACCCCCTGGTCCTTGCTTCGACGGATAGCAAGCTCGTGGCCGCCATCTATGGCGAAGGCGCACTCGCCGCGCTGGGCCGGCCCGGCGAGCGGACGATTTTCGCGGTCAATGGAACTCGCGCCGCCCGGATTGCGCTGGAGGTGTTGGAAGATTTGGGAGAGCGGGATCTTCAGATCTTTGACTGTCGGGGAAGGCTCGTGCATGCGGAGCGCCGGGCGCTGTCCGCCGGGCTCCATGCGTTCGCGGTTCCGCCGTCCGGCCTGCTGCGCTGCGGGCGAGGATCGGCGTGA
- a CDS encoding NAD(P)/FAD-dependent oxidoreductase, producing the protein MTSPSNQPSESPRPRVVIIGGGFGGLNAAQALRDAPVEITLLDRTNHHLFQPLLYQVATATLPPSDITAPLRSILRHQKNVTVLLGEASGIDVTHKTVQVKGQPDLPYDYLLVAAGARHSYFGHPEWEALAPGLKSIDDALEIRRRFLMAFEKAEEASDEEDRSRYLTFVIVGGGPTGVELAGIMIEIARQALREDFRRIDTARTHIILLEGGPRILPAFPDSLSLTAKKNLEDFGVEVRTGEMVTRIEPDAVWVGDERIGARTVFWAAGNAASPLAKSLGVPLDKAGRVEVNADLSVPGHPEIFVVGDLALVLQRGKPVPGVAQGAIQGGQTAAENIRRSLAGEARIPFRYFDKGNLATIGRDRGIADLRGLHLSGRLGWWLWLTVHILFLIGFRNRASVLLQWAISYLTYQRSSRLITHIDPPQGVPEAANTGP; encoded by the coding sequence ATGACGTCTCCATCGAACCAACCCAGTGAATCTCCACGCCCGCGCGTCGTGATTATCGGCGGCGGTTTTGGCGGTTTGAACGCCGCGCAGGCTCTGCGGGACGCCCCTGTCGAAATCACCCTGCTCGACCGCACCAATCACCACTTATTCCAGCCGCTGCTCTACCAGGTCGCGACGGCGACGCTGCCGCCCAGCGATATCACCGCGCCGCTGCGCAGCATTTTGCGCCATCAAAAGAACGTGACGGTGCTGCTCGGCGAAGCTTCCGGGATCGATGTCACCCATAAAACCGTCCAGGTAAAGGGCCAGCCGGACCTTCCCTACGATTATCTGCTGGTGGCCGCCGGCGCGCGCCATTCCTATTTCGGGCATCCGGAGTGGGAGGCGCTGGCGCCGGGCCTCAAAAGCATCGACGACGCGCTGGAGATCCGGCGCCGCTTTTTGATGGCGTTCGAGAAAGCCGAGGAGGCGAGCGATGAGGAAGACCGCTCCCGCTATCTCACTTTCGTGATTGTCGGCGGCGGCCCGACCGGCGTGGAGCTTGCCGGGATCATGATCGAGATCGCGCGCCAAGCGCTCCGCGAGGATTTCCGGCGTATCGATACCGCGCGCACGCACATCATCCTGCTGGAGGGCGGCCCGCGCATTTTGCCCGCGTTCCCCGATTCTCTGTCCCTAACGGCGAAGAAAAACCTGGAGGATTTCGGCGTCGAAGTGCGGACGGGCGAGATGGTCACGCGCATTGAGCCGGACGCCGTGTGGGTCGGCGACGAACGCATCGGCGCGCGCACCGTGTTCTGGGCCGCCGGCAACGCCGCTTCGCCTCTGGCGAAGTCGCTCGGCGTTCCGCTGGACAAAGCCGGCCGCGTGGAGGTCAACGCCGATCTCTCGGTCCCCGGTCATCCCGAAATCTTCGTGGTCGGCGATCTCGCCCTGGTGCTTCAGCGCGGCAAGCCGGTCCCGGGAGTCGCGCAGGGCGCGATCCAGGGCGGCCAAACCGCCGCCGAGAATATTCGGCGCTCTCTCGCCGGTGAGGCGCGCATTCCATTTCGCTATTTCGACAAGGGGAACCTCGCGACAATCGGCCGCGACCGGGGCATCGCCGACCTGCGCGGCCTGCATCTCTCGGGACGTCTCGGCTGGTGGCTCTGGCTGACGGTGCATATCCTATTTCTGATCGGCTTCCGCAACCGCGCCAGCGTTCTTCTGCAATGGGCGATCTCGTACCTCACCTACCAGCGCAGCTCCCGGCTGATCACGCACATCGACCCGCCGCAGGGCGTTCCGGAAGCGGCGAACACCGGGCCGTAA
- a CDS encoding phosphatase PAP2 family protein produces MTYLRGRRSMLPAVAALLSVSLLAPPAARADSNDRKVASFASGSGSIIFLAAGLALPLLRDGDQGKNHSLRVADSLGTTLILTEGLKALTKEKRPDSSEHNSFPSGHTSAAFAVATMESAFHPKEAPLWYLGAATIGWSRLRLNRHHPQDVAFGALLGFGVSRWELSKAHGIILTPYIDPENRSMRLEFNRTF; encoded by the coding sequence ATGACATATCTCCGAGGCCGGCGCTCGATGCTTCCGGCCGTCGCTGCTCTTCTCTCGGTATCGCTTCTAGCGCCGCCGGCCGCGCGAGCGGACAGCAATGACCGCAAAGTCGCCAGTTTTGCATCCGGGAGCGGAAGCATTATCTTTCTCGCGGCCGGATTGGCGCTGCCGCTGCTGCGCGATGGCGATCAGGGCAAAAACCATTCGCTTCGCGTCGCGGACAGTCTGGGAACGACCTTGATTTTGACCGAAGGACTCAAAGCGCTCACTAAAGAAAAGCGGCCGGACAGCAGCGAGCATAACAGCTTTCCCAGCGGCCATACGTCCGCCGCATTCGCCGTCGCCACGATGGAAAGCGCCTTCCATCCGAAGGAAGCGCCGCTGTGGTATCTGGGAGCGGCGACCATCGGCTGGTCGCGCCTCCGGCTGAACCGCCACCATCCGCAGGATGTCGCCTTCGGCGCGCTGCTTGGCTTCGGCGTATCGCGCTGGGAGCTTTCGAAGGCCCACGGAATCATTCTCACGCCCTATATCGATCCGGAAAATCGTTCCATGCGCCTGGAGTTCAACCGTACGTTTTGA
- a CDS encoding SRPBCC family protein: protein MSEYEHSIVVEAAPEAVFDFVSDIQNSPVSIPAALPSNTQSLAEARATDGWVRIYAGEYLLEWGSDGDQSYSGWLQIEEMDDDISEITMHLSYPSRLDFSEAAVRQELLSAMQRIKERVERRPQSLDTLSL, encoded by the coding sequence ATGTCCGAGTATGAACATTCCATCGTGGTCGAAGCCGCGCCGGAGGCCGTGTTCGACTTCGTATCCGACATCCAAAATTCGCCGGTCTCCATCCCGGCCGCGCTCCCGTCCAACACGCAAAGCCTCGCCGAGGCGCGCGCGACTGATGGATGGGTGCGCATCTATGCGGGCGAATATCTCCTGGAGTGGGGCTCCGATGGAGATCAATCCTATTCAGGCTGGCTTCAGATCGAGGAGATGGATGACGACATTTCTGAGATCACCATGCATCTTTCCTACCCCAGCCGGCTGGATTTCAGCGAGGCGGCCGTTCGGCAGGAGCTACTTTCCGCAATGCAGCGGATCAAAGAACGGGTCGAACGGCGGCCTCAGAGTCTCGATACGCTTTCGCTGTAG
- a CDS encoding MarR family winged helix-turn-helix transcriptional regulator, protein MSDAFESHYGSPNESPGFQLWRVSNLWQRQIRKALQPFELTHVQYAILTVTAWLSDRDEPMTQAEIARLAGTDEMMTSQVVRALEARGLLSRERHRQDFRAFQILVTDAGREMAESALKCVESTDEAFFTKLGDESPYLTYLLSRLSETE, encoded by the coding sequence ATGAGCGACGCGTTTGAGTCGCATTACGGCAGTCCGAACGAAAGCCCCGGATTTCAGCTCTGGCGCGTCAGCAACCTCTGGCAGCGGCAGATCCGCAAGGCGCTGCAGCCGTTCGAGCTGACTCACGTGCAGTACGCCATTTTGACCGTGACCGCCTGGCTCTCCGACCGCGACGAGCCAATGACCCAGGCGGAAATCGCCCGTTTGGCCGGCACCGACGAGATGATGACCTCCCAGGTCGTCCGCGCCCTGGAAGCGCGCGGCCTGCTCTCCCGCGAACGCCACCGGCAGGATTTCCGCGCCTTCCAAATTTTGGTCACCGACGCCGGCCGAGAAATGGCCGAAAGCGCCCTCAAGTGCGTCGAATCCACCGACGAAGCATTCTTCACGAAGCTCGGCGACGAATCCCCGTACCTGACGTATCTGCTCAGCCGGCTATCAGAAACGGAATAG